From Catharus ustulatus isolate bCatUst1 chromosome 17, bCatUst1.pri.v2, whole genome shotgun sequence, the proteins below share one genomic window:
- the LOC117004440 gene encoding somatomedin-B and thrombospondin type-1 domain-containing protein-like, with protein MAESSTGHCRDGGDGREQHRALQGAEMEGMAESSTGHCRRHGVTAPTQPQHSGHSPSTPVPRSQPQHSPSTSLPLLLLPPAVPRRAPGCAALGLCCPGRDPSCLSTGRRPDGSTGPCYCDQACTRTLDCCHDYGQACPVIPCVVSQWSAWSGCAEPCKTTYRVRTRHIVQEPRNGAEPCPALEERAGCVEYWSRQETECQQSLIPALITTGGFGKGRKRRAAADGSERTGYCVEFQLVALGPGCLQGQRSHGRWTRDLREGHTVCVECQQPALLPPRQHCRGDGSGSHLNQLLHWQAVGNHRCKGTWRRIRQLDTCSCPSVHSFLFI; from the exons ATGGCCGAGAGCAGCACCGGGCACTGCAGAGATGGAGGGGATGGCCGAGAGCAGCACCGGGCACTGCAGGGTGCAGAGATGGAGGGGATGGCCGAGAGCAGCACCGGGCACTGCCGCCGGCACGGTGTGACAGCCccaacacagccccagcacagcgggcacagccccagcaccccggTGCCGCggtcacagccccagcacagccccagcacctca ctgccgctgctgctgctgccgccggccgtgccccgccgcgcccccggCTGCGCTGCCctcgggctgtgctgccccGGCCGCGACCCCTCCTGCCTGAGCACCGGCCGCCGGCCCGACGGCTCCACCGGGCCCTGCTACTGCGACCAGGCTTGCACCCGCACCCTGGACTGCTGCCACGACTACGGCCAGgcctgcccag TTATCCCCTGTGTGGTATCTCAGTGGAGTGCCTGGAGTGGCTGTGCAGAGCCTTGCAAGACCACCTATCGTGTCCGGACCAGGCACATCGTGCAGGAGCCCAGGAACGGGGCAGAGCCGTGTCCTGCCCTGGAGGAGAGGGCTGGCTGTGTGGAGTACTGGAGCCGGCAAGAAACAGAGTGCCAGCAGTCCCTCA TCCCAGCATTAATAACTACGGGAGGGTttggaaaagggaggaagagaagagctgcagctgatggCAGTGAAAGGACAGG GTACTGTGTGGAGTTCcagctggtggccctggggccGGGCTGCCTGCAGGGGCAGCGCTCGCACGGCCGCTGGACGCGCGACCTGCGGGAGGGGCACACGGTGTGCGTGGAGTGCCAGCAGCCGGCTCTGCTCCCGCCCCGCCAGCACTGCCGCGGTGACGGCTCCGGCAGCCACCT GAATCAGCTGTTGCACTGGCAGGCGGTGGGGAACCATCGATGCAAAGGAACCTGGAGGAGAATTCGCCAGCTGGACACTTGTTCCTGCCCTTCTGTTCACAGCTTCTTGTTCATCTGA